In one window of Posidoniimonas corsicana DNA:
- a CDS encoding LacI family DNA-binding transcriptional regulator: MPRLKDVAAEAGVSVSAASKILRGDVGRFGEETCRRVVATAERLGWRRNLLVSSIQSGRTMTVGVMIPPYDSFWVKVLSGIHHRLGEADYLPITIWQGDLDHMPHFEADEQEGLRQINRLLDRRVDALIMWPTFAVAYRRHISDLAERSVPVVVIDYEPDEPICDTVGTNEALAAKTVAKHLLDLGHRRIACISSRESQSQTWALERREEFERAVEVQSDAEVRSWRLNREGTNGVEVATELLTSDFRPTAVFAVTDHEARHVYDAAAALGMSIPSDLSVIGFADLDFAAGLAPPLSTVRQRPREIGVEAASLVLQRLDGTVSGPFTKAKIEADVILRESTAPADQ; the protein is encoded by the coding sequence GTGCCGCGCTTGAAAGACGTCGCTGCGGAAGCCGGCGTGTCGGTCAGCGCCGCGTCCAAGATCCTGCGTGGCGATGTGGGCCGGTTCGGCGAAGAGACCTGCCGGCGAGTAGTCGCGACCGCGGAACGGCTTGGCTGGCGCCGCAATCTGCTGGTGAGCAGCATCCAGTCTGGCCGTACGATGACCGTTGGCGTGATGATCCCGCCCTACGACTCGTTTTGGGTCAAGGTGCTATCGGGCATCCACCACCGGCTCGGCGAGGCCGACTACCTGCCGATCACGATCTGGCAGGGCGACCTTGACCACATGCCGCACTTCGAGGCAGACGAGCAAGAAGGGCTGCGTCAGATCAACCGTCTGCTGGACCGGCGGGTCGACGCGTTGATCATGTGGCCGACGTTCGCTGTGGCGTACCGGCGCCACATCAGCGACCTTGCCGAGCGTAGCGTGCCGGTGGTGGTGATCGACTATGAGCCCGATGAGCCGATCTGTGACACGGTCGGAACTAACGAGGCGCTTGCCGCCAAGACGGTGGCCAAGCACCTGCTCGACCTCGGCCACCGGCGCATCGCGTGCATCTCAAGCCGCGAGAGTCAGTCCCAGACTTGGGCGCTCGAACGCCGTGAGGAGTTTGAACGGGCGGTGGAGGTGCAGTCCGACGCCGAGGTGAGGAGCTGGCGGTTGAACCGCGAGGGAACCAACGGGGTTGAAGTGGCGACCGAACTTCTTACCAGCGATTTCCGCCCGACCGCGGTTTTCGCCGTCACCGACCACGAAGCACGCCACGTCTACGACGCGGCGGCAGCCCTCGGTATGTCGATTCCTAGCGACCTGTCCGTGATCGGATTCGCCGATCTCGATTTTGCGGCGGGCCTGGCACCCCCCCTGTCGACGGTCCGCCAACGCCCGCGGGAAATCGGCGTCGAGGCGGCCTCGCTGGTGCTCCAGCGGTTGGACGGGACCGTGAGCGGTCCCTTTACGAAGGCAAAAATCGAGGCGGACGTTATCTTGAGGGAGTCAACGGCGCCGGCCGATCAGTAG
- a CDS encoding PEP-CTERM sorting domain-containing protein (PEP-CTERM proteins occur, often in large numbers, in the proteomes of bacteria that also encode an exosortase, a predicted intramembrane cysteine proteinase. The presence of a PEP-CTERM domain at a protein's C-terminus predicts cleavage within the sorting domain, followed by covalent anchoring to some some component of the (usually Gram-negative) cell surface. Many PEP-CTERM proteins exhibit an unusual sequence composition that includes large numbers of potential glycosylation sites. Expression of one such protein has been shown restore the ability of a bacterium to form floc, a type of biofilm.), which produces MRLCRFAWVGALLLSLNQVGVANAQSPGVLYSWDHGIGSSGGPNVEEWSFQFGAAAPDLSNATDGVLTVTETALGGDFAISDGFNYAKESAGAADLSGRYDFGGVDLLGLDAIEIDVSHNGTGDIFGQVFLQTDDSSGCCGFFAGGFTLNPGANTVSVDLNSLGWTDGEAKYARTVGFQIFGHSEPSPVTYEISEIRTAGTPLNERVIADHSLGLENAVVKFDESGISGATGTESQDGLTNLEDSLRWVDLGDGPGGAVAWGNNNALAVNFSARPLDISNYSVARVTMKATPGAGAATEVGVQFYAQYADRDANNQFAFGGTSLTLPVDGQFHELMFPLDALGAGGDLDLTQWIGLNIDPHAGGAIDIRVQSVVLGVPEPTGVVLTLIASSVFAGVRRRRWA; this is translated from the coding sequence ATGAGGTTGTGTCGATTCGCCTGGGTAGGCGCGCTCTTGCTTTCACTTAACCAAGTCGGCGTGGCCAACGCGCAGTCGCCCGGAGTGCTGTACAGCTGGGACCACGGTATTGGGTCTAGCGGAGGCCCTAACGTTGAGGAGTGGTCGTTCCAGTTTGGCGCGGCGGCGCCGGACCTTTCCAATGCTACCGACGGTGTGCTCACCGTCACCGAAACCGCTCTGGGTGGCGATTTCGCCATCTCCGATGGGTTCAACTACGCCAAAGAGTCGGCGGGCGCCGCCGACCTGTCTGGACGCTACGACTTTGGCGGCGTTGACCTGCTGGGGCTGGACGCGATTGAGATCGATGTCAGCCACAACGGTACGGGGGACATCTTCGGACAGGTCTTTCTCCAGACCGACGACAGCTCCGGTTGCTGCGGCTTCTTCGCCGGTGGGTTTACGTTGAACCCAGGCGCCAACACCGTTTCTGTCGATCTCAACAGCCTTGGTTGGACCGACGGTGAGGCCAAGTACGCCCGCACGGTCGGTTTCCAGATCTTCGGTCACTCGGAACCCTCGCCCGTCACGTATGAGATCAGCGAGATCCGCACTGCCGGGACCCCGCTCAACGAGCGTGTGATCGCCGACCATTCACTCGGCCTAGAAAACGCTGTAGTGAAGTTTGACGAGAGCGGCATTTCGGGGGCGACGGGCACCGAGAGTCAGGACGGCCTGACCAACCTGGAGGACTCTCTCCGCTGGGTGGACCTGGGCGATGGCCCTGGCGGGGCGGTCGCGTGGGGCAACAACAATGCGCTGGCGGTGAACTTCTCCGCCCGGCCGCTCGATATCTCGAACTACTCGGTGGCGCGGGTCACGATGAAGGCGACCCCCGGCGCCGGCGCCGCCACCGAGGTGGGCGTGCAGTTCTACGCCCAATACGCAGACCGTGACGCCAACAACCAATTCGCGTTCGGGGGCACGAGTCTCACGCTCCCCGTCGATGGCCAGTTCCACGAGTTGATGTTCCCGCTTGACGCCCTCGGCGCGGGCGGAGACCTCGACCTGACGCAGTGGATTGGCCTGAATATTGATCCCCACGCAGGCGGGGCGATCGACATCCGCGTGCAGAGCGTCGTGCTTGGCGTCCCCGAGCCGACGGGCGTGGTGCTGACGCTGATCGCGTCGTCGGTGTTTGCCGGCGTACGGCGGCGGCGGTGGGCATGA
- a CDS encoding DUF1559 domain-containing protein, with protein sequence MLASRHTAGRGFTLVELLVVIAIIGVLVALLLPAVQAAREAARRSQCVNNLRNLALAQHNYHDTYGAFPPLMKTEFSTVGRDDRLGPNWAVLTLPFIEEQSLYDRFDLDVEFARISDGAGPDEPGDWAERGVELDVMLCPSDTGAGNKFTGSVTRQGSGSVISGSTDGNWARGNYGLNGVQFWPDSWDQTDGAGNRFDDEWNVGVSTINKGLRIGQITDGTSKTLMLTELRVGLIPEDRRGVWAMGMCGSSWHCRHATNGSTTINDCVNDDDILISGAVYNQNRDLFRGECMAIGYVQRSGQSVVRSRHPGGANAAMADGSVTFISDFIESGIQPFHGSVASKIGGANGDGSTSPELFGAWQRLNVSRDGYVLDLGN encoded by the coding sequence ATGCTCGCTAGCCGGCACACAGCGGGTCGCGGTTTCACGCTTGTCGAACTCTTGGTCGTGATTGCGATCATCGGGGTGCTGGTGGCGTTGTTGCTGCCGGCGGTTCAGGCGGCCCGCGAGGCAGCGCGCCGCAGTCAGTGCGTGAACAACCTGCGCAACCTTGCGCTCGCGCAGCACAACTACCACGACACCTACGGCGCGTTCCCGCCGCTGATGAAGACCGAGTTCAGCACCGTGGGGCGGGATGACCGTTTGGGCCCCAACTGGGCCGTGTTGACGCTGCCCTTTATCGAGGAGCAGAGCCTGTACGACCGGTTCGACCTGGACGTTGAGTTCGCACGCATCTCCGACGGTGCGGGGCCGGACGAGCCGGGGGACTGGGCCGAGCGCGGGGTCGAGCTGGACGTGATGCTGTGCCCCAGCGACACCGGCGCCGGGAACAAGTTCACCGGCTCGGTCACGCGGCAGGGGAGTGGATCGGTCATCAGCGGCTCCACCGACGGAAATTGGGCGCGGGGCAACTACGGGCTCAACGGCGTGCAGTTCTGGCCCGACAGCTGGGACCAGACCGACGGCGCCGGCAACCGGTTCGACGACGAGTGGAACGTCGGTGTCAGCACGATCAACAAGGGCCTGCGGATCGGGCAGATCACCGACGGCACCTCCAAGACGCTGATGCTCACCGAGCTCCGCGTGGGGCTGATCCCCGAGGACCGCCGCGGCGTGTGGGCCATGGGAATGTGCGGCTCAAGCTGGCACTGCCGCCACGCCACCAACGGCTCGACGACCATCAACGACTGCGTCAACGACGACGACATCCTCATCAGCGGCGCCGTCTACAACCAGAACCGCGACCTGTTCCGTGGCGAGTGCATGGCCATCGGCTACGTGCAGCGGAGTGGGCAATCGGTCGTCAGGAGCAGGCACCCGGGAGGCGCCAACGCCGCGATGGCCGACGGCAGCGTCACGTTCATCAGCGATTTCATCGAGTCGGGGATCCAGCCGTTCCACGGCTCGGTCGCCAGCAAGATCGGCGGCGCCAACGGGGACGGGAGCACCTCACCCGAGCTCTTCGGCGCCTGGCAGCGCCTGAACGTGTCACGCGACGGCTACGTGCTCGACCTCGGCAACTAA
- a CDS encoding glycoside hydrolase family 113, whose product MYEHGVDPGVGFNLVSWANFQNGSQVWQDAVQAAHDAGFTEVSLSPVRFYSIGTGSIASSSNQGPELSHVAAGVERAKSLGMRVTVNPFVEPVGFSEWRGFYDPAPGSPEATTFWGHYEDYLVDVAAMAEAGGADSMTVGTELRALSRNAGHNAKWTSVISAVDGAFSGTLGYAANWDNYNHPNVAAAIWDHPGIDFLGIDSYFQNLLSAEDAQQSGAYPDPNFISDVQSAWEAKLDAEILPYAASRKAGAGLPIEFTEIGYLPYDQTTATPQRDDTNPSVPGRQPPPLDRDEQTMAFEGFQRALDGRLAGGEVLAAHIWQWDMPGSSGSLWNMNPDGGNQPNNQQAAQWLSSFVHGTNVDPGDPDPDPPPAATTVLYSFEDGLEGFYYPDFETEPDSHLQTVAHAQATDGETVLAIIKPTQSWTWDARVNLGGQQLAALQEAVAGSSEDYLLELDVVYRAEDLPSGLAALDLHVAIDASPAGWNQINSAAPIAAGVDQTVRVEIPLTAFGLGDALNSAALNLGFAGSWPGAQEATIYIDRIALTDTAFMPIGDADFNRDGVIDAADYTVWRDTLGATGAGLAADGNRDGVVDAGDYELWRSSYGQAAAISPTHGSPAPEPATFTSLLLAVCAASLRADRFRQD is encoded by the coding sequence GTGTACGAGCACGGCGTTGACCCGGGGGTCGGATTCAACCTGGTGTCTTGGGCGAATTTTCAGAATGGTTCGCAGGTGTGGCAGGACGCCGTGCAGGCGGCCCACGACGCCGGGTTCACCGAGGTCTCGCTCAGCCCGGTTCGGTTCTACTCGATCGGCACGGGCTCCATCGCTTCAAGCTCGAACCAAGGGCCGGAGCTCTCCCACGTCGCGGCCGGCGTGGAGCGGGCGAAGTCGCTGGGGATGCGGGTCACGGTTAACCCGTTCGTGGAGCCGGTCGGCTTCAGCGAGTGGCGTGGCTTCTACGACCCGGCGCCCGGCTCGCCCGAGGCGACGACCTTCTGGGGCCATTACGAGGACTACCTGGTGGACGTCGCCGCGATGGCCGAGGCCGGCGGCGCCGACTCGATGACCGTCGGCACCGAGTTACGCGCCCTCAGCAGGAACGCGGGCCACAACGCAAAGTGGACCTCGGTGATCTCGGCCGTCGATGGGGCGTTCAGCGGCACGCTCGGCTACGCGGCGAACTGGGACAACTACAACCATCCGAACGTCGCAGCCGCGATCTGGGACCACCCGGGCATCGATTTCCTTGGGATCGACTCGTACTTTCAGAACCTGCTGTCGGCCGAGGACGCGCAGCAGTCGGGCGCCTACCCCGACCCGAACTTCATCTCCGACGTGCAGTCCGCCTGGGAGGCGAAGCTCGACGCCGAGATACTCCCTTACGCGGCGTCGAGGAAGGCCGGCGCCGGCCTGCCGATCGAGTTTACCGAGATCGGGTACCTCCCCTACGATCAGACAACCGCTACACCGCAACGCGACGACACTAACCCGTCGGTCCCGGGGAGGCAGCCGCCGCCGCTCGATCGGGACGAACAGACCATGGCGTTTGAGGGCTTCCAGCGTGCGCTGGATGGCCGGCTCGCGGGTGGGGAGGTGCTGGCGGCGCACATCTGGCAGTGGGACATGCCAGGCTCCTCGGGAAGCTTGTGGAACATGAACCCCGACGGGGGGAACCAGCCGAACAACCAGCAGGCCGCGCAGTGGCTGTCGAGCTTTGTGCATGGGACCAACGTCGACCCCGGAGACCCTGACCCCGACCCGCCGCCTGCGGCGACCACGGTGCTGTACAGCTTTGAGGACGGGCTGGAGGGGTTCTACTACCCCGACTTTGAGACTGAACCGGACAGCCATCTGCAGACGGTCGCACACGCCCAGGCGACCGACGGCGAAACGGTGCTGGCCATAATCAAGCCGACACAGTCCTGGACGTGGGACGCTCGCGTCAACCTTGGCGGTCAGCAGCTTGCCGCGTTGCAGGAAGCCGTGGCGGGGTCTTCCGAGGACTACCTGCTGGAACTCGACGTCGTGTACCGGGCGGAAGACCTGCCTAGCGGTCTCGCCGCGCTCGACCTGCACGTCGCGATCGACGCCAGCCCGGCCGGCTGGAATCAGATCAACTCCGCCGCGCCAATCGCGGCGGGCGTGGATCAGACCGTCCGCGTCGAGATCCCGCTCACGGCCTTCGGCCTTGGCGACGCGCTCAACTCGGCCGCGCTGAACCTTGGCTTTGCTGGCAGTTGGCCGGGCGCCCAGGAGGCGACGATCTACATCGACCGCATCGCGTTGACGGACACGGCGTTCATGCCGATCGGCGACGCCGATTTCAACCGCGATGGGGTTATCGACGCGGCAGACTACACGGTCTGGCGGGACACGCTCGGCGCCACAGGAGCTGGCCTTGCAGCGGACGGCAACCGCGACGGGGTCGTCGACGCGGGCGACTACGAACTGTGGCGGAGCAGCTACGGACAGGCAGCCGCGATATCGCCGACCCACGGTTCGCCAGCGCCGGAGCCGGCCACCTTCACGTCGTTGCTACTGGCGGTCTGCGCGGCGTCGCTGAGGGCCGACCGATTCCGACAGGACTGA
- a CDS encoding glycoside hydrolase family 113, with amino-acid sequence MPPRVATWRWSALLLGVSLLAGRPVLADEPAQLGFVRGYSWGWNAVRGDYASDAAQASMAKLAETGVDHVCIAFAAEMPTAQTPRILWGDQNPRMVSNDEVRAAIRLARRHNLKVILKPTVNPADGVWRAWIKFFRPATDEETAAGHAGVADPWASEESFRKGEVVDTQRWDQWWDDYRRFLEHYARIAADERVEAFCVGCEMSSTEGFETRWRATIEGIRRIYGGVLTYNCNHGRESTINWWDQLDLIGVSGYYPIPPRSGESLEQALATVTPKEQMVAELADVRHELRAVSERWGKPILFIETGVTNVRGAARRPWSHAYSMPAFPISDEEQARYYEAMFETFWQEPWFHGFCWWDWPARLYPAERASRIRSFCVYGRPAAGILRDWYTSRERPVLDAGPSSSTE; translated from the coding sequence ATGCCTCCCCGTGTTGCAACCTGGCGTTGGAGCGCCCTCCTGCTCGGGGTGAGCCTGCTGGCGGGCCGGCCGGTCCTGGCCGACGAGCCTGCGCAGCTTGGGTTTGTGCGCGGCTACTCGTGGGGATGGAACGCGGTGCGGGGCGACTACGCGTCGGACGCGGCGCAGGCGTCGATGGCCAAGCTGGCCGAGACCGGTGTCGACCACGTCTGCATCGCGTTTGCCGCCGAGATGCCCACCGCCCAAACACCGCGCATCCTGTGGGGCGATCAGAACCCCCGGATGGTGTCCAACGACGAGGTGCGAGCCGCCATCCGACTCGCGAGGCGGCACAACCTGAAGGTCATCCTGAAACCCACCGTCAACCCCGCGGACGGCGTCTGGCGGGCGTGGATCAAGTTCTTTCGCCCAGCGACGGACGAGGAAACAGCGGCCGGTCACGCGGGCGTAGCAGACCCTTGGGCCAGCGAGGAGTCCTTTCGAAAGGGCGAGGTGGTGGATACGCAGCGGTGGGATCAGTGGTGGGACGACTACCGCCGGTTCCTGGAACACTACGCCCGGATCGCCGCCGACGAGCGGGTAGAGGCGTTCTGCGTCGGCTGCGAGATGAGCTCGACCGAGGGGTTCGAGACTCGTTGGCGGGCGACTATCGAAGGCATCCGGCGGATCTACGGCGGGGTGCTGACCTACAACTGCAACCACGGACGGGAAAGCACAATCAACTGGTGGGACCAACTCGACCTCATCGGCGTCAGCGGCTACTACCCGATCCCCCCGCGCAGCGGAGAGTCGCTGGAGCAAGCGCTCGCGACCGTGACCCCCAAGGAGCAGATGGTCGCGGAGCTCGCCGACGTTCGTCATGAACTGCGTGCCGTCAGCGAGCGCTGGGGGAAGCCAATCCTGTTCATCGAGACCGGCGTCACCAATGTGCGGGGGGCGGCGCGGCGACCGTGGTCGCACGCCTACTCGATGCCCGCGTTTCCCATCAGCGACGAAGAGCAGGCCCGCTACTACGAGGCCATGTTCGAGACCTTCTGGCAGGAGCCCTGGTTCCACGGGTTCTGCTGGTGGGACTGGCCCGCGCGGCTCTACCCCGCGGAGCGGGCGTCGAGGATCCGGAGCTTTTGCGTGTACGGTCGACCAGCCGCAGGGATCCTCCGCGATTGGTACACCTCGCGCGAGCGGCCCGTTCTCGACGCGGGTCCATCTAGCTCGACGGAGTGA
- a CDS encoding LamG-like jellyroll fold domain-containing protein, protein MKHSLAAIAVVVSAVVFPPRVTSQGYRLERIAAGLNQPTYVTQAPGDPANILYYTERTDDANPGFSATNNMGSIWRYDVQTASRTQVFNFDRFVTQDTGLIGVAFHPDFNVQGASGFGKMYVTSAEASATAVNRVEEFDVDISGPSPTYQATPSRLLLEYDNNQQLNHTINWIGFDPTATGSERDYLYISTGDGSYGNAVNGGQSPNGRPSQNPSDIAGKMLRVDVMGADAYPADDSKNFAIPASNPIPAYNAANPGTPITGLGEAWLTGLRNVYRASFDSQTGDLWMGDVGETTWEEVNFLKAGTNTGGPPIDYGWPEREGTIDSGIPGSTGATVNPFTGAVALNPLQQFPHDGGGEAVIGGYLYRGPVAELQGKYFYADFPTTGDAAQVWSLEFDRDTPTGSYNGDNGVNTDISALWQSLVVDPADPSYQPDSTFTSSAGLDHIVSFGTDNAGNLYLVDFGNGQGFFGQYPGAGAGEIFRVTPTAGFTLTVNRDTGEVTLVNDSGAPIDVSGYSLTSLHGAIDPDAITPIAGRLDASPGGDGSVDPDDVWQVTSAPDSMAEFAESTTGAATLADQAGFELSAEDLIDGQGLWVRSIYEDLQLTVTVGGVMLAADVEFVGNGGQPFARSDLNFNGEIDPGDWTAFKPNHLTDLAGLTAAETYRLGDLDGDGDNDYDDFLLFRSDYIGALGAGAFQSLLQVPEPSGGLLTLLAAGAAAGLSGRRRRAFARAAAIACCVVLASTQTAQAVLVHQYTFNDGTASDLIGGAHGALSGDANIELGVVDLPGDGDDFVNLPGGVIQINDYTDATFEAWFSYRGGGAWQRVFDFGSTNFSGQGRDYLFFTPNSGAGDHRAAITDNGGGGDEDVAVGGPTLNVDEAYHVAVVVDDTQNNRLSVYINGQLAGDTFLSVSMDELDNDNAYLGRSNYNADDNLNGAIDEFRIYNHALSAQEVLDSFTAGPVPLDSLGITVNTVTGGVTLSNANAAPIDLNYYRVSSAAGALNAEGWVSLDEQGIDSTGPGEGESWDELGEPGPTVVSEAYLLAGTSVGPGSELPLGNLFDPSVFGAGADGDLQFRFGLPGAELQDGDVTYVTPDPLDGDFNDDGQVDAADYTVWRDSLGSTTDLTADGDGDGVVDNDDYLIWRWGYGAAAESVSQAAAPEPAAVALSVVGLVVVAVGRGRSTATRRRRLAG, encoded by the coding sequence ATGAAGCACTCCCTCGCCGCGATAGCGGTCGTGGTCTCGGCCGTCGTGTTCCCTCCCCGAGTTACCTCTCAGGGGTACCGCCTGGAACGCATCGCCGCGGGTTTGAACCAGCCGACGTACGTCACGCAGGCGCCGGGCGATCCGGCGAACATCCTCTACTACACGGAGCGGACCGACGACGCCAACCCGGGGTTCTCCGCCACGAACAACATGGGGAGCATCTGGCGGTACGACGTGCAGACCGCCAGCCGCACGCAGGTGTTCAACTTCGACCGGTTCGTCACCCAGGACACCGGCCTAATCGGCGTGGCGTTCCACCCGGACTTCAACGTCCAGGGCGCGTCGGGATTTGGCAAGATGTACGTCACCTCCGCCGAGGCGTCCGCGACGGCCGTCAACCGGGTGGAGGAGTTTGACGTCGACATCAGCGGGCCGTCGCCCACGTACCAGGCGACGCCCAGCCGGCTGCTGCTGGAGTACGACAACAACCAGCAGCTCAACCACACGATCAACTGGATCGGGTTCGACCCCACCGCCACCGGCAGCGAGCGGGACTACCTCTACATCAGCACCGGCGACGGCTCGTACGGCAACGCTGTCAACGGGGGCCAGTCGCCCAATGGGCGGCCCTCGCAGAACCCGAGCGACATCGCCGGCAAGATGCTCCGGGTCGATGTCATGGGCGCCGATGCCTACCCGGCCGACGACAGCAAGAACTTTGCCATCCCGGCGAGCAACCCGATCCCGGCCTACAACGCGGCCAATCCCGGAACGCCAATCACGGGGCTTGGTGAGGCCTGGCTGACCGGGCTCCGCAATGTGTACCGGGCGAGCTTCGACTCGCAGACCGGCGACCTCTGGATGGGCGATGTCGGCGAGACCACCTGGGAGGAGGTCAACTTCCTTAAGGCCGGGACCAACACCGGCGGCCCGCCCATCGACTACGGCTGGCCCGAGCGCGAGGGGACTATCGACAGCGGCATCCCCGGGTCGACCGGCGCCACGGTCAACCCGTTCACCGGCGCCGTCGCACTCAACCCGCTGCAGCAGTTCCCGCACGACGGCGGCGGCGAGGCGGTGATCGGCGGCTACCTCTACCGCGGACCGGTCGCGGAGCTGCAGGGCAAGTACTTCTACGCCGACTTCCCCACCACCGGCGACGCGGCCCAGGTCTGGTCGCTCGAGTTCGACCGCGACACGCCCACCGGCAGCTACAACGGCGACAACGGCGTCAACACCGACATCTCGGCGCTCTGGCAGTCGCTGGTGGTCGACCCGGCCGACCCGTCCTACCAGCCCGACTCGACGTTCACCAGCAGCGCCGGGCTGGACCACATCGTGTCGTTCGGAACGGACAACGCGGGCAACCTCTACCTGGTCGACTTCGGCAACGGCCAAGGCTTCTTCGGGCAGTACCCGGGCGCCGGCGCCGGCGAGATCTTCCGCGTCACCCCGACCGCCGGCTTCACGCTCACCGTGAACCGGGACACGGGCGAGGTGACGCTGGTCAACGACTCCGGCGCGCCGATCGACGTGAGCGGGTACTCGCTCACGTCGCTGCACGGTGCAATCGACCCGGATGCAATCACACCGATCGCTGGCCGGCTGGACGCGAGCCCGGGCGGCGACGGGTCCGTCGACCCCGATGACGTGTGGCAGGTTACCTCCGCCCCGGACTCGATGGCAGAGTTCGCCGAGTCGACAACCGGCGCCGCCACGCTGGCCGACCAGGCCGGGTTCGAGCTGAGCGCCGAGGACCTGATCGATGGCCAGGGTCTGTGGGTGCGGTCGATCTACGAGGACCTGCAGCTGACGGTCACGGTAGGCGGCGTTATGCTGGCGGCCGACGTCGAGTTTGTCGGCAACGGCGGGCAGCCCTTCGCCCGCAGCGACCTGAACTTCAACGGCGAGATCGATCCAGGCGACTGGACGGCGTTCAAGCCCAACCACCTGACGGACCTCGCTGGCCTGACCGCCGCGGAGACCTACCGCCTGGGCGACCTGGACGGCGATGGCGACAACGACTACGACGACTTCCTGCTGTTCCGCAGCGACTACATCGGGGCCTTGGGCGCCGGCGCGTTCCAGTCGCTGCTGCAGGTCCCCGAGCCGAGCGGCGGTCTGCTCACGCTGCTGGCGGCCGGCGCCGCGGCGGGCCTGTCCGGGCGGCGGCGCCGCGCATTCGCTCGGGCGGCCGCCATCGCGTGCTGCGTGGTTCTGGCGTCAACGCAGACCGCCCAAGCGGTGCTGGTGCACCAGTACACCTTCAACGACGGGACCGCCAGCGACCTGATCGGCGGAGCGCACGGGGCCCTAAGCGGCGACGCAAACATTGAACTGGGCGTGGTGGACCTTCCGGGCGATGGCGACGACTTCGTCAACCTGCCGGGCGGCGTCATCCAGATCAACGACTACACCGACGCCACCTTCGAGGCGTGGTTTTCCTACCGTGGCGGCGGCGCTTGGCAGCGGGTGTTCGACTTCGGCAGCACAAACTTCAGCGGCCAGGGTCGGGACTACCTATTCTTCACGCCCAACAGCGGCGCCGGCGACCACCGCGCCGCGATCACCGACAACGGCGGCGGTGGCGATGAGGACGTCGCCGTTGGCGGGCCGACGCTCAACGTTGACGAGGCCTACCACGTCGCGGTCGTGGTGGACGACACGCAGAACAACCGCTTGTCCGTGTACATCAATGGCCAGCTAGCGGGCGACACCTTCCTCTCCGTTAGTATGGACGAGCTCGACAACGACAACGCCTACCTGGGTCGGTCCAATTACAACGCGGACGACAACCTGAACGGCGCCATCGACGAGTTCCGCATCTACAACCACGCGCTCTCCGCCCAAGAAGTCCTCGACAGCTTTACCGCGGGGCCTGTCCCGCTCGATTCACTGGGCATCACCGTCAACACGGTCACCGGCGGCGTGACCCTGAGCAACGCGAACGCGGCGCCGATCGACCTCAACTACTACCGCGTCAGCAGCGCCGCCGGGGCGTTGAACGCGGAGGGATGGGTAAGCCTCGACGAGCAAGGGATCGACTCCACGGGGCCGGGCGAGGGAGAAAGCTGGGACGAGCTCGGTGAGCCCGGCCCAACCGTCGTCTCCGAAGCCTACTTACTCGCCGGAACCAGTGTCGGCCCTGGCTCGGAGCTGCCTCTGGGCAATCTCTTTGATCCGTCCGTCTTCGGGGCGGGCGCCGACGGGGACCTGCAGTTCCGGTTCGGGTTGCCCGGCGCCGAGCTGCAGGACGGCGACGTGACCTATGTGACGCCGGACCCGCTCGACGGCGACTTCAACGACGACGGTCAGGTTGACGCCGCGGACTACACCGTCTGGCGTGACAGCCTGGGGAGCACGACCGACCTGACCGCCGACGGGGACGGCGATGGCGTCGTCGATAACGACGACTACCTCATCTGGCGGTGGGGCTACGGCGCCGCGGCCGAGAGCGTCAGCCAAGCAGCGGCGCCGGAGCCTGCGGCGGTTGCCTTGTCGGTCGTCGGGCTGGTCGTGGTGGCGGTTGGCCGAGGCCGCTCTACGGCTACTCGCCGCCGGCGTCTAGCGGGGTGA